The Arachis hypogaea cultivar Tifrunner chromosome 16, arahy.Tifrunner.gnm2.J5K5, whole genome shotgun sequence genome contains a region encoding:
- the LOC140180116 gene encoding uncharacterized protein, with translation MHKVATAYHPQTNGQAEISNREIKRILERIVKPNRKDWSANLIDALWAYRTAYKMQIGMSPFRLVYGKACHLPVEIEHKAYWAIKECNPSLGGAEIERKPQLAELECLRLEAYERLNDEEYEY, from the exons ATGCATAAAGTAGCCACGGCCTACCACCCACAAACAAATGGCCAAGCCGAGATTTCCAATCGGGAGATTAAACGCATCTTGGAGAGGATTGTGAAAcccaataggaaagattggagtgcTAATCTCAtcgatgcattatgggcctaccgAACAGCATACAAAATGCAAATTGGCATGAGTCCCTTTCGGTTGGTATATGGCAAAGCTTGCCACTTACCAGTGGAGATAGAGCACAAGGCATATTGGGCTATCAAGGAATGCAATCCGAGTTTGGGTGGAGCCGAAATTGAGAGGAAGCCACAACTAGCGGAGTTGGAATGTTTGAGGCTTGAAGCTTATGAGAG GTTAAATGATGAGGAGTATGAATATTGA